The genomic interval TCCGTTGTACCAAGATCTGGTTTTTTCAGATCCAAATCCACGCAGATTCATAGCGTTTGAGACTACCTCTACCCTGTTTAACGAGGATAAAACCAAGGGGATAAGGATGGTGTTATAGTTTTTAAACCTATTTATAAGGCTGTCTTCTCCCTTTCTAAAGGCTACTCCACGAGCTTCCTGAGCATGCATGATGTTTACAAACTCATCTCTGACATCCGGGATATACCTGAGGGCTATGTTGACTGCATAGGCTATCTTATACGAAACGCCTATCTTATTTAAACTACTTGCAAACCTGCTGGGATGGGTAGTAAAGATAAATATGATAGTTATAGGCAGTATAGATAGATATTTTAGAGACAGTGTTACAGCAAACCACAGTGTTTCATAGGTAAGGGGTCTTCCTAAAATATTAAATACAGGTGTATATTGACCTATAAGTTCCGAACCGTAGGCAGGAGTTATTGTGATCAAAAATGCAGAGTTAAAGAGGGTAAATATCAGTAAAAAGACTACCAATGGTTTGACCTCTTTAAATGTAATATTTGCCATTCGGATGAGGAAAGCTCCTCCTGCTATAAGAGCTAAAAACACTCTGATATCTATAAACATAAAGGCTACAGCTGTCCAAACTAATAACATTAAGAGTTTTATACTGCCGTCCAATGAATGGATAGGAGATTTTTTGTCGATATATAAAGTTCCTGTTGCAGCCACCTATACCATCTCCCTGTGATCATAATTTATAAAAGTTTCCAGCATCAATTTTTCATCTATATCAAGGACACCTGCTAATGTAGAAACAGATATTTTCTTTAGATTTGCCTGTTCTAAAATTTCTGCATGGGATAATACACTTGATACTGTATCATCGCGAATAATTTCCCCGTTGGATAAGACGATGGCACGGTTGCTGTATTCCAGGGCCAGATGCATATCGTGGGTGATAAAGATGATGCTTAAGCCGGTTTTACTTAAACTTTCTATAAACTGCATAAATTCTAAATAATGTTTATAATCCTGTCCGGCTGTAGGCTCATCTAAGATAAGAATACTAGGATCCAGAGCTAAGATGGTGGCGATACTTAATCTTTTTTTCTGGCCATAGCTGAGAGCTGTTATAGGCCAGTTTCTAAAGGCGTGCAGCCCGCAGATTTTTAGAGTATTTTCAGCTTTTTCTAAAATCTCATCTTTTTTGTATCCACGGAGTTTAAGTCCAAAACTTACCTCATCTAAAAGGGTTTCCTGGGTAATCATATGATTTGGATTCTGCATAACATAACCAATTTCCTGCCCTCTTTTTCTGATACTCCAGCTGTCAATATTTTCTCCCTTATAGGAGATAGTTCCCTTGGAATTTTTACAGATACCTGTGATGACCTTAGATAAGGTAGATTTACCTGCTCCATTATTTCCTAAAAGGGAAATTATCTCCCCTTTATACAGATCAAAATTTATATTTTTAATGATATTGTCTTTTTTATTATATGAAAAAGTAAGATCTTTTATTTCCAATATTTTTTCATCATATGATAAAACTTTAGGTTTTACATTCTCTATCCAGTTATCTATATTTTCTTTGACATTGGGGGAATTCAAACTGTATATATCTAAGACATCCAATTCTTTAAGATCAACACCGGCGTGTCTCAGAGTTTCAATATACAGAGGTTCACGGAGCCCAAAACGTCTCAATGACCCGTCTAAGATTAATTCTGCAGGGGTACCTGATGCTGCTATTATCCCGTTATCAATGATGATAATCTTATCAAATTTTTCAGCCAGAACATCCTCGATCCTATGTTCTATAACAACGATAGTTTTATTGGATTTTTCGTGAACCGATGAGATCAATTCCATAGCAGATCTTCCACTTGCAGGATCCAGGTTTGCCAGGGGTTCATCAAAGAGCAGGATAGGTGCTTCACTCATTATTATTCCCGCTAGGGAAGCCCTTTGTTTCAAACCTCCGCTCAGCTCCTGCGGGCTCTTGCAGATATGGTTTTCCATATTTACTTTTTTTAGTGCTGTTTTTACATTCTGTTTCATGATATCTACGGTAACGTTACTGTTCTCCTCCCTGAATGCTACATCCTCTCCTACACTGAGGCCTACAAACTGGCCATCCTGGTCCTGCAGGATGGTAGAAACATGGCTGCTGATGTCAAAGATACTGGCTTTATGAGGTTCTATATTGTTTATTTGCAGCTCACCAGTGATCTCTCCAGAATAAGAAAATGGAATCAATCCGTTGAGACAATGGCCCAAGGTAGATTTTCCCGATCCAGAGGGACCGGCAATGAGTACTTTTTCCCCACTCTGTATAGACAGGTTTATATTTTTTAATGTGGGAGTACCCAAACTCCTATATTGAAATGTAAAGTTCTTAAATTCAATAATATTTTTTGCTTCGTTTTCCATTTGTGTCTCCTTATTTATTTTCTATTGAGCCGTTAAATTTCTATGTTTCCCCTTTCTTTTCGCCAGCATAATTACAGCAGGTATTCCCAGCCCGGCTGTTACGACAAAGTTTGAAGCTGTGGCTATAAGGATTTGAATCCATACCTTATTGGCAGGCTCGCCGTAGAAGAATACATCTCCAATATAGGCTGCTAGACCTGCTAAGATCATTCCGATTACTGCGCATATGTATAGTTTAACTATATGTTTTTTATTTAAAATTCCGTGTTCAGGGTCAAAACTTTTATCCAATCTGATAAATCCCATGGAAAATCCGATCATAGCAGACAGCATAACCCAGCTCCACCATACTCCCCCATACATCATAGTGTCGTTTAGGGCATGACCGATAAATCCCACTAAAAATCCAACCAATGGTCCGAATAATGCACCAAATATAGTAAGCAGTGTAACGGCTATCCTAAGGGATGTATTTGGTCCGATAGGAAGTGATACAGCAGATAGCACACCGTAAAGGGCTGCTCCTATTCCAATGGCTACAACATGTTTTGTAGTTAATTTCATTTTATTCCTCCTAAAATTTCTCAAATAAAAAACCTCTTATCTTTACAATAAGAGGTTGAATGTTTTATTCCTCTTATCTTCACGATTTTAAATCGCTTGGATTTAGCACCTTCCCTAAATGGGGGTTGCCGGACGTCGTAGGGCCAATTCCCTCAGTCTCTCTTAATAAGATGTTGCATATTTAATTTTAATTTATTTTAACCAAATTATTATACTATATCAAAAGTAGTTTGGTCAACTATTTTAATTTATTAATTTTATATTTTAGGAAATTTAGACGTTATAATCACGGTGAAACGACTTTAGTCCCTTAAATCAACTCTTTCCTTGTTGTCGTTTTCTCTTTGAGGATAAAGAGAAAACTATTGTAAGTATTTTAAGCTAAGATGAATAAAATGAGAAAAAGAGTAGATTCTGCCAGGAGGGTTGGGGGGAGGCTAAAAAAAAGACCTAGATTTTTAAGTCTAGATCTTAGGAGTTTCTATTTATTTTTAGTCTGTTATTGTGAAAGTTGCTGGTTTAATTCTCAAAGAGATACTCTTTTTACTATATTCTTTTAGTTCGTTAAATTGTTTATTGATTTTTCTTAACTCTGATACTAAGTCTTTACATAAATTATTATGTTCATCTTCAAATTGCATCTTAATTTTTCCTAAAAATCCATAGGTTCCTTTTATGTCATTATATTTTACTAAATTAGACAACTTTAATTTAATTTTATCTTTTAATGTTTCTAGGGAAGCCTCTAAAACAATAATTTTATTCTTTAGTATCTTATCGTTACTATCAATATTTAATGATGATTGCATTTTATTTATAGCTTGTCTCATAGCCACTGTTAAATAAGGTTGATCGTGGGATAAAGCAAGATCATCTTCTAACTCAACATCATCAAAGAATCTAATTATATCCCTATAAAAAGACATGATATCATCACCTTTAAAAAACTCTTTCATAAGCACCCCTTGTATAATGAAATAGAGCTATAAAAGCACTATTTCTAGTTTATTTAATTTTTTAGTATATAATTAACATAGACGCTGTGGATTAGTGTGACCTCCTATAGCTTCGACTATTTCTTTTAGGCTCT from Psychrilyobacter piezotolerans carries:
- a CDS encoding energy-coupling factor transporter transmembrane component T family protein; amino-acid sequence: MAATGTLYIDKKSPIHSLDGSIKLLMLLVWTAVAFMFIDIRVFLALIAGGAFLIRMANITFKEVKPLVVFLLIFTLFNSAFLITITPAYGSELIGQYTPVFNILGRPLTYETLWFAVTLSLKYLSILPITIIFIFTTHPSRFASSLNKIGVSYKIAYAVNIALRYIPDVRDEFVNIMHAQEARGVAFRKGEDSLINRFKNYNTILIPLVLSSLNRVEVVSNAMNLRGFGSEKTRSWYNGKKYGKFDFLAIALLMIGAVAGILINKFYLSGFWYPF
- a CDS encoding ABC transporter ATP-binding protein, with the translated sequence MENEAKNIIEFKNFTFQYRSLGTPTLKNINLSIQSGEKVLIAGPSGSGKSTLGHCLNGLIPFSYSGEITGELQINNIEPHKASIFDISSHVSTILQDQDGQFVGLSVGEDVAFREENSNVTVDIMKQNVKTALKKVNMENHICKSPQELSGGLKQRASLAGIIMSEAPILLFDEPLANLDPASGRSAMELISSVHEKSNKTIVVIEHRIEDVLAEKFDKIIIIDNGIIAASGTPAELILDGSLRRFGLREPLYIETLRHAGVDLKELDVLDIYSLNSPNVKENIDNWIENVKPKVLSYDEKILEIKDLTFSYNKKDNIIKNINFDLYKGEIISLLGNNGAGKSTLSKVITGICKNSKGTISYKGENIDSWSIRKRGQEIGYVMQNPNHMITQETLLDEVSFGLKLRGYKKDEILEKAENTLKICGLHAFRNWPITALSYGQKKRLSIATILALDPSILILDEPTAGQDYKHYLEFMQFIESLSKTGLSIIFITHDMHLALEYSNRAIVLSNGEIIRDDTVSSVLSHAEILEQANLKKISVSTLAGVLDIDEKLMLETFINYDHREMV
- a CDS encoding ECF-type riboflavin transporter substrate-binding protein, translating into MKLTTKHVVAIGIGAALYGVLSAVSLPIGPNTSLRIAVTLLTIFGALFGPLVGFLVGFIGHALNDTMMYGGVWWSWVMLSAMIGFSMGFIRLDKSFDPEHGILNKKHIVKLYICAVIGMILAGLAAYIGDVFFYGEPANKVWIQILIATASNFVVTAGLGIPAVIMLAKRKGKHRNLTAQ